From a single Apium graveolens cultivar Ventura chromosome 2, ASM990537v1, whole genome shotgun sequence genomic region:
- the LOC141708100 gene encoding 4-coumarate--CoA ligase-like 6 yields the protein MIETEGAATTMSDQEESKRYGSAGHLAANMQGKIVDLDTGEALPLGQRYGSAGRLAVNMQGKIVDLDTGDALPLGQQGELWLQGPNIMKGYVGDNAATAETLTSDGWLKTGRLRWILVYC from the exons ATGATTGAGACTGAGGGAGCGGCAACTACAATGTCTGATCAAGAGGAGAGTAAGCGGTATGGATCTGCTGGTCACTTAGCAGCAAATATGCAAGGAAAAATAGTTGATCTTGATACTGGCGAGGCCCTACCACTTGGACAACGGTATGGATCTGCTGGTCGCTTAGCAGTAAACATGCAAGGAAAAATAGTTGATCTTGATACTGGTGATGCCCTACCACTTGGACAACAAGGGGAGCTATGGCTGCAAGGACCTAATATCATGAAAG GTTATGTTGGAGATAATGCTGCAACTGCAGAAACACTGACTTCTGATGGCTGGTTAAAGACTGGCCGACTCAGATGGATTCTTGTATATTGCTGA